From the genome of Deltaproteobacteria bacterium:
TACGCACGGGTGGAGGTCATCGCGTCGAAGGTGTCCGCCACCGCCATGATGCGGGAGGCGAGGGGGATCCGTCCGCCGGAGAGGCGCCCCGGGTAGCCGCGGCCGTCCCACCGCTCGTGGTGGTGAAGGATCGAGGGAAGCAGCGGCTGGAAGAACGGGATCGGCTCGAGGATCCGGACGGCCGTCTCGGGGTGGCGGATGATCTCGGCGAACTCCTCGTCGGTCAGCTTCCCCGGCTTGTTCAGGACCGCCTCCCGGACGCCGATCTTCCCCAGGTCGTGGAGCACGGAGGCCCGGCGCAGGTGTTCCACCTCCGATTCGGACTGCCCCATCTCCTTCGCCGTCGCAACGGAGTAGATCGTCACCCGCTGCGAATGGCCCCGCGTGTAGAAGTCCTTCGCCTCGAGCGCCTTGATCATCGCGTCGATCGACCGGGCGTACATCGAGTTGATGACGTCGGTCTGGTCCTGGACCTTCCGCTCGAGGTTCGTGCGGTAATCCTGGAGCTGCCGTTCCAGGTCCTTCTTCCGGAGCGCGTTCTCGATGGTGATGAGGAGGACGTCGAAGTTGAACGGCTTCGTGATGTAGTCGCACGCCCCCATCTTGAGGGCCGAAACGGCGGTGTCGAGCTCCGCGTTGGCGGACATCACGATCCCCGCCGTGGAGGGGCACCGCTTCCCCCATTCCCGGAGCAGGGTGATCCCGTCCATCTCCGGCATCCGGATGTCGGTGATCAGGACTTCGTACCGATGGTCGTCGCCCGCGAGCTTTCCGAGGGCGTCTTTTCCGTTGCACGCCTCGTCCACCGTGTATCCCGCGAGCTCGAGCCGCTCCCGGACGATGGACCGAAGGAACTCCTCGTCGTCCACCACCAGGACGTGGATTCCCGCCGGGCCGATCAGGGACGACTCTGTCGGTGTGTAAAGGACGGAGCTCATTTGAATACGCTATCGGCGGGGGACGGCCGAAACTTCAAGGGATTCTCCCGGGGGCGACGCCCCTCCCTCAGATGTTGAACCGGACGTGCACGATGTCCCCGTCCCGCACCACGTACTCCTTCCCCTCGAGCCGGAGCTTCCCTTCCGTCTTGGCCTTCGCCATGGTGCCGCACCGCAGGAAATCCTCGCTGGGGATGACCTCCGCCCGGATGAAACCTTTCTCGAGGTCGGAATGGATGCGGCCCGCCGCCGTCACCGCGGTGCTCCCCCGCCGGATGTTCCACGCGCGCACCTCGTCCTCCCCCACGGTGAGGAACGAGATGTACTGCATCGCGTCGAAGGCGCCGCGGACCAGCCGGTCCCGGGCGGACCGTTCGATCCCCATTTCCGAAAGGAATTCGGCCTGTTCCGCCTGCGACAGCCGGGCGATCTCCTCCTCCACCCCGGCGCACAGGCGGATCAGCGGGACCTTCGCCTCCGCGGCGGCCACCGACAGCTCCGGATACGCGTCCGCCCGCAAGGCGTCCTCCCCGACGTTCAGCACGAGGAGGAGGGGGATGCGGCTCAGGAACCGGAAGCCGGCCAGGGCGCGCTCCTCCTCCCCCGCCAGCTCGACGTGCCGCAGGGGAACCTCCTTCTCCAGGGCGGATATCGCCTTGTTCAGGGCGGTCCACTCGGCATCGCGCCGGGCCTCC
Proteins encoded in this window:
- a CDS encoding response regulator, which gives rise to MSSVLYTPTESSLIGPAGIHVLVVDDEEFLRSIVRERLELAGYTVDEACNGKDALGKLAGDDHRYEVLITDIRMPEMDGITLLREWGKRCPSTAGIVMSANAELDTAVSALKMGACDYITKPFNFDVLLITIENALRKKDLERQLQDYRTNLERKVQDQTDVINSMYARSIDAMIKALEAKDFYTRGHSQRVTIYSVATAKEMGQSESEVEHLRRASVLHDLGKIGVREAVLNKPGKLTDEEFAEIIRHPETAVRILEPIPFFQPLLPSILHHHERWDGRGYPGRLSGGRIPLASRIMAVADTFDAMTSTRAYRKALPVSDANAEIRRCSGTQFDPDIVPYFLACQPRIVVPGDVSLPEGFEEEMIPQLRPQSG
- the ychF gene encoding redox-regulated ATPase YchF — its product is MEVGIFGNAGSGKSTLFRALSGGGEAASHGKQAGVCAIKVPDERVDRLAGIFKPKKTTHVSISFHDIDAGEPDPLSTQAIAAIKGVEVLALVVRGFSDDYHPAPPGGLDPVSEFREIASALVLSDYLVAQKRIERMTKEARRDAEWTALNKAISALEKEVPLRHVELAGEEERALAGFRFLSRIPLLLVLNVGEDALRADAYPELSVAAAEAKVPLIRLCAGVEEEIARLSQAEQAEFLSEMGIERSARDRLVRGAFDAMQYISFLTVGEDEVRAWNIRRGSTAVTAAGRIHSDLEKGFIRAEVIPSEDFLRCGTMAKAKTEGKLRLEGKEYVVRDGDIVHVRFNI